A genomic region of uncultured Paludibaculum sp. contains the following coding sequences:
- a CDS encoding DUF1080 domain-containing protein: MFRRSLLLFAGVLVATLALSAQDPPYLIQDGWKPLLNGTNLEGWHAADPTKAHEWVAARGIRFDRMYQPKALSFVGNTGDRMINGKNGRTQNILTDQKFGDIELYIEWMIPKGANSGVYLQGLYEIQILDSFGSQDLTTGDCAAVYHRWINDRPVGGSAPKVNAMLAPGNWQRYHIWFRAPRFDASGKKTENARFLLVMFNGVEVQRDVEVPAGTRAHYDIPEAATNPLMLQGDHGPVAFRNIYWRPLGELPER, translated from the coding sequence ATGTTCAGACGCAGTCTTCTCCTCTTCGCGGGCGTCCTTGTCGCGACGCTCGCGCTGTCGGCCCAGGATCCGCCCTACCTCATCCAGGATGGATGGAAACCGCTGTTGAACGGCACGAACCTCGAAGGCTGGCACGCCGCTGATCCCACCAAAGCCCACGAGTGGGTGGCGGCGCGGGGGATTCGTTTCGACCGGATGTACCAGCCGAAGGCTCTCTCGTTCGTCGGCAACACCGGCGACCGCATGATCAACGGCAAGAACGGACGTACGCAGAACATTCTCACCGACCAGAAGTTCGGTGACATCGAGCTCTACATCGAGTGGATGATCCCCAAAGGCGCGAATTCGGGCGTCTACCTGCAGGGGCTCTACGAGATCCAGATCCTCGACAGCTTCGGCTCGCAGGACCTGACCACCGGCGACTGCGCGGCGGTGTATCACCGTTGGATCAACGATCGGCCTGTGGGCGGTTCCGCTCCGAAGGTGAACGCCATGCTGGCGCCGGGCAATTGGCAGCGGTATCACATCTGGTTCCGTGCGCCGCGCTTCGACGCCTCCGGCAAGAAGACCGAGAATGCCCGCTTCCTGCTCGTCATGTTCAACGGAGTCGAGGTCCAGAGGGACGTCGAAGTGCCGGCCGGCACACGCGCGCACTACGACATTCCCGAGGCCGCGACCAATCCCCTGATGCTGCAGGGCGACCACGGTCCGGTAGCCTTCCGCAACATCTACTGGCGGCCCTTGGGCGAATTGCCAGAGCGCTAA
- a CDS encoding DNA alkylation repair protein, whose translation MTLKEAMQTLESLGSEQTRKIYRRHGAAEPMFGVSFANFNKLQKKIGCNHALAQELWATGNFDARVLATMIADPQATTSELLDQWVMDLEGYSLTDLFGKFVAQTPLARQKREKWMKSKVEFTAQAGWLLLSYAIAGGESLSEEYLKETLGFIEKHIHQSMNRVRHSMNGVLIAMGVSRPSLHPLVLATAARIGKVVVDHGETSCQTPDAAAYIAKTLAHRARKKGQ comes from the coding sequence ATGACTCTAAAGGAGGCCATGCAGACGCTGGAGTCGCTGGGCAGCGAGCAGACGCGCAAGATCTACCGGCGGCACGGCGCGGCGGAACCCATGTTCGGCGTCTCGTTCGCCAACTTCAACAAGCTCCAAAAGAAGATAGGGTGCAACCACGCGTTGGCTCAGGAACTGTGGGCGACGGGCAACTTCGATGCACGCGTTCTGGCCACGATGATCGCCGATCCGCAGGCCACGACGTCGGAGCTTCTGGATCAATGGGTGATGGACCTGGAAGGGTACTCTCTCACCGATCTGTTCGGCAAGTTCGTGGCGCAAACGCCGCTCGCCCGCCAGAAGCGTGAGAAATGGATGAAGTCGAAGGTGGAGTTCACCGCCCAGGCGGGGTGGCTGTTACTGTCCTACGCTATCGCGGGCGGAGAGAGTCTCTCGGAGGAGTATCTTAAAGAGACCCTCGGGTTCATCGAGAAGCATATTCATCAGTCGATGAACCGGGTGCGCCATTCCATGAATGGTGTGCTCATAGCGATGGGGGTTAGTCGGCCGTCGCTGCACCCACTGGTGCTGGCCACCGCCGCCCGAATTGGGAAAGTGGTCGTGGATCACGGCGAGACCTCGTGCCAGACACCGGACGCCGCGGCCTACATTGCCAAAACACTGGCCCACCGGGCCAGGAAGAAAGGACAGTAA
- a CDS encoding DinB family protein, with the protein MTSRREFSLALLAAPAVLQADPATDEFLWEFTYTAQHAIDLAKAFPESKFAWRPAPGVRSAGEVFVHLGSSNLLLLGKAGAAGSWPDVKEIHDWEKTKATKPQAVELLERSKAAVEKAYKEAGAAGLAKKVDFFGKPATANAIYLRILAHTNEHTGQMIAYARTAGIAPPWSKSE; encoded by the coding sequence ATGACGTCGCGCCGCGAATTCTCGCTCGCGCTGCTCGCGGCTCCGGCCGTTTTGCAGGCAGATCCGGCCACGGATGAGTTCCTGTGGGAGTTCACCTACACGGCCCAGCATGCCATCGATTTAGCGAAGGCCTTTCCGGAATCTAAGTTCGCCTGGCGGCCGGCGCCCGGCGTCCGCTCGGCCGGCGAGGTGTTCGTCCATCTGGGCTCGAGCAACCTGCTGCTGCTAGGCAAGGCTGGGGCGGCGGGTTCGTGGCCGGACGTGAAGGAAATCCACGACTGGGAGAAGACCAAGGCGACGAAGCCTCAGGCTGTTGAACTGCTGGAGCGCTCGAAGGCCGCTGTGGAGAAGGCGTACAAGGAAGCTGGAGCAGCCGGGCTCGCCAAGAAGGTGGATTTCTTTGGCAAACCGGCGACGGCCAATGCGATCTATCTGCGAATCCTGGCGCACACGAACGAGCACACGGGGCAGATGATCGCCTACGCCCGGACGGCCGGGATTGCGCCGCCGTGGAGCAAGTCTGAATAG
- a CDS encoding alpha/beta hydrolase family protein, whose protein sequence is MFYRTLFALVALLGLSQAAEVTKGVAARNVSTFRFQSNSLNADRVVNVILPMDYQQSTRRYPALYLLHGLGDDQSAWAFMTNVSAYASRFGIIIVMPDAGRSWYVNSAADPAAKYEDMIVKDLIPYVDSNYRTIPLRRARAVAGLSMGGYGAMFLGLKHSNRFAAIGAFSGALAISHGNPAPVPPTATAEARKRSEEMNALFGPADSAARKERDPFELLDKVPAGQMPLLYIACGGQDFLLKHNRDFVDLLATKKVPYEYREISPRVHSWDFWDDQIDIFLGILAHMPGFPMAQPHPMPPQPMPQPMPQN, encoded by the coding sequence ATGTTCTATCGCACACTGTTCGCGCTGGTCGCCCTGCTCGGGCTGTCGCAGGCCGCCGAGGTCACCAAAGGCGTCGCCGCCCGCAACGTCTCCACGTTCCGATTCCAAAGCAATTCGCTGAATGCCGACCGCGTAGTGAACGTGATCCTGCCCATGGACTACCAGCAGTCCACGCGCCGCTATCCGGCGCTCTATCTGCTGCACGGGCTGGGTGACGACCAGTCGGCCTGGGCCTTCATGACCAATGTTTCCGCCTATGCCAGCCGCTTCGGCATCATCATTGTCATGCCTGACGCCGGCCGCAGTTGGTATGTGAACAGCGCCGCGGATCCGGCCGCGAAGTACGAAGACATGATCGTCAAGGACCTGATCCCTTACGTCGACAGCAACTACCGCACTATCCCGCTGCGCCGTGCGCGGGCCGTCGCCGGCTTGTCGATGGGCGGCTACGGAGCGATGTTCCTGGGTCTCAAGCACTCCAACCGCTTTGCGGCCATCGGCGCCTTCAGCGGAGCGCTCGCTATCTCGCACGGCAACCCAGCGCCCGTCCCACCCACCGCCACGGCGGAAGCGCGCAAGCGATCCGAGGAGATGAACGCCCTCTTCGGCCCCGCCGACTCGGCCGCCCGCAAGGAACGCGACCCCTTTGAACTCCTCGACAAAGTGCCCGCCGGTCAGATGCCCCTGCTCTACATCGCCTGCGGTGGACAGGATTTCCTGCTCAAGCACAACCGCGATTTCGTCGACCTGCTGGCCACGAAGAAGGTCCCTTACGAGTATCGTGAGATCTCGCCGCGGGTTCATTCCTGGGATTTCTGGGATGACCAGATCGACATCTTTCTGGGGATACTTGCTCACATGCCCGGCTTCCCCATGGCGCAACCTCATCCCATGCCGCCGCAGCCGATGCCACAGCCCATGCCGCAAAACTGA